One Planctomycetia bacterium genomic window, GCGTCTTTGAGGACTTTGAAGTTCTTGAAATGAATTGCCGTAAACACTTGCGCGCCCTCGGGCTGAACGATCAAATCGTGACATTGGCATTCTACCACTCGGGCGGTTTGAAGGGAGACGATTCGAATTCGCTTTCCCTACGAGTGCCTGAGCAATAGCTCGCGTGCGTCCAGCAAATTGAATCCGTCGCGGTCCCGTCGGGGAGCCGTAGTTGAATGCGAGCTTGTACATTTAGCCTCGGCGTGTTAGTGTACAAACGCACACACTTCACCTGATTCCCTGCCCTAAGTTCCCCATGTGTCACGGCTCCCAACTCGATCCGCCGAATCGGTACGACAAAACCCATTCTGCGCCGGACCTTGAGCACCTGGCGTGGGACGACGAGTATCTGCAGGAACGAACCGATCGGCCGATTCAGTATTTTGACGATGCTTCCCAATCGATTGTCAGCGAGAACGACTCGCCCGACGTCGGCTTTCGCTACAGCGTCAATCCCTACCGTGGCTGCGTGCATGGCTGTAGTTATTGCTATGCGCGGAACACGCACGAATACCTCGGACTGAACGCCGGGCTCGATTTCGAAACGAAAATCTTCGTAAAACGCGATGCGCCAAAGCTGCTGCGCGCGTTTCTCTCGAGGGACGCCTGGAAGCCGGAGCCGATTACGTTTTGCGGCGTGACCGACTGCTACCAACCCGCCGAGCGCGAGTACCGGCTCACGCGGCAATGCCTGGAAGTAACACAGGAATGCCGGCAGCCGATCAGCATTGTCACCAAGAATGCGCTGGTCGTGCGCGACTTGGACATCCTGCAAGAGATGGCCTCGCATCGCCTGGCACACGTGAACGTCTCGATCACCACGCTCGATCCAGAACTTGCGCGCGAGATGGAACCGCGGACGAGCATCCCCGCGGCCAGATTGCGCGCGGTGGAAACCCTCGCACGAGCCGGCGTGCCGGTGCGCGTATTCGTGTCGCCGATCATTCCCGGTTTGAACGACCATGAAGCGCCGGCCGTGATGAAAGCCGCGCGCGACGCCGGCGCCGGCGACGTCGGTTACATCCTGCTCCGCTTACCGCTCACTGTCGAACCGGTGTTCCGCGAATGGCTGCATCGCTCGCAGCCCCTACGCGCCGAGAAAGTGGAGAGCCTCATCCGTCAGACGCGCAGTGGAAAAATGAGCGATTCCACCTGGCGCCAACGCATGACCGGCGCCGGCGAAGTCGCCGATCAGATTCGCGCGATGTTCAAAGTGTTCCGCAAGAAACTCGGCTTCAGCGATTTACCGCCCCTGGACCGCGAGCAGTTTCAACCTTGCGCAACGCCCGGCGGCCAGCGGCGCTTGTTCTGAACGGCGCGCTGACTTACCCCAGGATCACGCCGACCATCAGCGCCGCGGCGAGCACCGTTTCCATCAGCCCTGCCGCTTGCAACGTCCGCGCGTCGAGTTGCGAAACCAGCTCCCGAAACTGCACAGGGAAGACGCTCAAGGCGAAGCCTTCCGCCAAAAAAAGTGCGAGGGCCAAGACCATCATCCAGCGAACCGCATCCATCGAGATCACGTTCCTTGTCAAGTTTTCGACGCCTGGAGCCGATTCCTATTGCCATGCTTTGTGGTTCTAGGTATCGTCCGACGCTATGAGCAAACTGCGAACGAACCCTGATTTTCTCAACGGCGTGCCGGAGTTGGTAGTCCTCCGTCTGCTGGCCCGGCAGCCGATGTACGGCTATCAACTCGTGCAGTCGATTCGCCTGGTCAGTAATGGCGAATTGACGTTCGGCGAGGGTTCGATCTACCCGGTGTTGCACAAGCTGGAGGCCGCCGGTTGGCTATCCAGCAAGAGCGAATTGGCGGGGGGGCGCAGTCGCGTGGTGTACCGCGTGACGGCGTCGGGCACGAAACGCCTGGCCGGATCGTCCGCTGAGTGGCAGCGGATCGTCGCGGCCGTGGAACGCATTTTGCAAGGAGGCTCGGATGAATGCTCCATCACTTTCGGCGCAGTTGCGATGTGAACTGGTCCGTCGCCGCTTACCGCGGTTCTACGTGCATCGCGTGATGCGCGAGTTCGACGATCACTCGCAGGACATCGTCGCGGAACGGCAGACTGCGCCGGAACTCGATCGCCTCGGCGATCCCCGGCAACTCGCACAACACTTCGCCACGGAGTTCCGCGCCCAACACTTCGCCGGGCGACACCCCTGGCTGGTGTTTACGATGGGACCGGTTCCCTGCACGATCTTGCTGTCGGCGCTGTTGTTCACGCTCGGATTCTGGGCGCTCGAATTGCTGGGGTCATTTCAGCCTGCCGGCGCTACGAGTTGGTCGCGACAATACCTGGCGATCGTCGTCTGTCAGATCGGCATGATCGTCCCGTTGATGGCCGTCACGTTCGGATTCGGCCGCTGGGCGTTTCGGAGCGGCTGCGGCGCACGCTGGTTCTGGGTAGTCGCGGTATTGGAGTGCGCGCTGGGCGCGCTGATGCATTCACAACTCAAATTGCCCACCATGCCGGGCAACGGTACGCTCTCGATTGGGCTCAGCTATCCGCCAGCCATGAACTGGGAACTGGTCGCACTGCCGGCCTTGGTCGCTGTGGGCCTAGCCTGGCATGTCTCGCGACGCGGAGAGTCGGCGCCACTCGCAGCGGAATGACGTGCCACCGCAGCGCGATGGCGGGGCCTGCTCGGAAGGGTTACACTGCCTTCCAGCAGGCCTTATTCGTTGAAGGAGTCGCATCATGATCGGGTCGCTGTCCCTCTCGTTGGCGTTGTTGGGCGCGATGTTCGCGCAGGCGCCATCCAATGATTATGTGAACCCTGAATTGTTGGTCGAGCCGGCAGCGCTCCGGCTCGGAGATTTTGTCGTGCTCGATGCCCGTCCGCGTGAGCAGTATCTCGCCGGGCATGTTCCAGGCGCACGATGGATCGACGCCGGCGAATGGGCGAAGGGCTTCGATCAAGGTCAGGACGTCGCTGGCTGGCAACAACGGATCGGCGCGCTGGGCCTGACCACAAGCGACAAACTCGTCATCTACGATGACAACCAGACCAAGGATGCCGCGCGGAT contains:
- a CDS encoding PA0069 family radical SAM protein encodes the protein MCHGSQLDPPNRYDKTHSAPDLEHLAWDDEYLQERTDRPIQYFDDASQSIVSENDSPDVGFRYSVNPYRGCVHGCSYCYARNTHEYLGLNAGLDFETKIFVKRDAPKLLRAFLSRDAWKPEPITFCGVTDCYQPAEREYRLTRQCLEVTQECRQPISIVTKNALVVRDLDILQEMASHRLAHVNVSITTLDPELAREMEPRTSIPAARLRAVETLARAGVPVRVFVSPIIPGLNDHEAPAVMKAARDAGAGDVGYILLRLPLTVEPVFREWLHRSQPLRAEKVESLIRQTRSGKMSDSTWRQRMTGAGEVADQIRAMFKVFRKKLGFSDLPPLDREQFQPCATPGGQRRLF
- a CDS encoding PadR family transcriptional regulator, whose protein sequence is MSKLRTNPDFLNGVPELVVLRLLARQPMYGYQLVQSIRLVSNGELTFGEGSIYPVLHKLEAAGWLSSKSELAGGRSRVVYRVTASGTKRLAGSSAEWQRIVAAVERILQGGSDECSITFGAVAM